The following proteins are co-located in the Styela clava chromosome 15, kaStyClav1.hap1.2, whole genome shotgun sequence genome:
- the LOC120333754 gene encoding calcium and integrin-binding protein 1-like has translation MGGSQSVFSDDELQEYSDLTFFSKKEILHVFKRFAEVDPDAVNQDRFARIPLEKVCQIPELKVNPFNDRICKVFSTALNGDGSLMFEDFLDMMSAFSDLAPRNVKAEWAFKIYDFNGDDLLDSDDLQNVVNRLTGSDDNLTEEEMDQLINNVMIEADLDDDNQLSFAEFEHVISKCPDFMNSFRIRL, from the exons ATGGGGGGTTCTCAAAGCGTTTTCAGTGATGATGAACTACAAGAATATTCT GACCTCACTTTTTTCAGCAAAAAAGAGATTCTGCA TGTGTTCAAAAGGTTTGCAGAAGTTGACCCAGATGCTGTAAATCAAGATAGATTTGCAAGAATACCACTAGAAAAAGTTTGTCAAATACCAGAATTGAAAGTTAATCCGTTCAA TGATAGAATATGCAAAGTATTTTCAACAGCATTGAATGGAGATGGGAGTTTAATGTTTGAAGATTTTCTTGACATGATGAGTGCATTTAGTGATCTTGCCCCAAGAAATGTAAAGGCGGAATGGGCATTCAAAATTTATG attttaatgGAGATGACTTATTGGATTCTGACGATCTTCAGAATGTTGTCAATCGTCTGACAGGTTCTGATGATAATTTAACGGAAGAGGAGATGGATCAACTGATAAATAAT GTAATGATAGAAGCAGATCTTGATGATGATAATCAGTTATCATTTGCTGAATTTGAACATGTAATATCGAAATGTCCTGATTTTATGAA ttcatttCGAATTCGTCTCTGA